Proteins from a single region of Hordeum vulgare subsp. vulgare chromosome 6H, MorexV3_pseudomolecules_assembly, whole genome shotgun sequence:
- the LOC123401179 gene encoding pyrophosphate--fructose 6-phosphate 1-phosphotransferase subunit alpha-like — translation MDSDYGVPRELSEVQQKRTLYQPELPPCLQGTTVRVEYGDVAIAADPAGAHVISHAFPHTYGQPLAHFLRKAANVPDAKVISEHPAVRVGIVFCGRQSPGGHNVIWGLHEAIKAHNLNSKLIGFLGGTDGLLAQKTLEITNEVLSSYKNQGGYDMLGRTKDQIRTTEQVNGAMATCQALKLDALVIIGGVTSNTDAAQLAETFAEAKCATKVVGVPVTLNGDLKNQFVETTVGFDTICKVNSQLISNMCTDALSAEKYYYFIRMMGRKASHVALECALQSHPNMVILGEEVAASKLTIFDITKQICDAVQARAEKDKNHGVILIPEGLVESIPELYALLQEINGLHGKGVSVENISSQLSPWASALFEFLPQFIRQQLLLRPESDDSAQLSQIETEKLLAQLVETEMNKRLKEGTYKGKKFNAICHFFGYQARGAMPSKFDCDYAYVLGHVCYHILAAGLNGYMATVTNLKSPLNKWRCGAAPISSMMTVKRWSRGPATTQIGKPAVHMASVDLRGKAYEMLRQNSSSCLLEDIYRNPGPLQFEGPGADAKPISLCVEDQDYMGRIKKLQEYLEKVKSIVKPGCSQDVLKAALSAMSSVTETLAIMTSSSTGQPPL, via the exons ATGGATTCCGACTACGGCGTGCCGCGCGAGCTCTCGGAGGTGCAGCAGAAGCGGACTCTCTACCAGCCCGAGCTTCCCCCCTGCCTCCAG GGCACTACTGTGAGGGTGGAGTATGGTGATGTGGCGATCGCTGCCGATCCTGCTGGCGCTCATGTGATCAGCCACGCGTTCCCCCATACATACGGGCAGCCACTGGCTCATTTCCTCAGGAAGGCGGCTAATGTCCCTGATGCTAAAGTCATATCAGAGCACCCTGCCGTCAG GGTTGGTATTGTATTCTGTGGAAGGCAGTCCCCGGGAGGCCACAATGTCATCTGGGGACTCCATGAGGCCATCAAAGCTCACAACCTGAACAGCAAACTTATTGGTTTCCTTG GAGGAACTGACGGTCTTCTTGCACAAAAAACTTTGGAGATCACAAATGAAGTTCTTTCTTCCTACAAAAACCAAGGTGGTTATGATATGCTTGGTCGGACTAAGGATCAAATCAGAACAACGGAGCAAGTCAATGGTGCAATGGCTACTTGCCAGGCTTTGAAGCTGGATGCTCTGGTAATAATCGGAG GTGTCACATCGAATACAGATGCAGCTCAACTTGCCGAGACTTTTGCTGAGGCAAAGTGCGCAACAAAG GTTGTAGGTGTCCCTGTAACTTTGAATGGGGACCTTAAGAACCAATTTGTTGAGACAACTGTTGGTTTCGATACCATATGCAAG GTGAACTCACAACTTATAAGCAATATGTGCACTGATGCTCTATCTGCTGAGAAG TATTACTATTTCATCCGTATGATGGGAAGGAAGGCATCTCATGTGGCATTGGAGTGTGCTCTTCAATCACATCCAAACATG GTTATCCTTGGTGAGGAGGTTGCTGcatcaaaactcacaatttttgATATCACAAAGCAGATATGTGATGCAGTTCAGGCGAGAGCTGAAAAAG ACAAGAATCATGGGGTTATACTTATTCCGGAGGGCCTTGTGGAGAGTATTCCTGAATTATATGCTCTTCTACAG GAAATTAATGGCCTCCACGGTAAAGGTGTTTCCGTTGAGAATATCTCTTCTCAGCTTTCACCTTGGGCATCTGCGCTGTTTGAGTTTTTGCCCCAATTCATTAGGCAGCAG CTGCTTCTCCGCCCTGAATCTGATGACTCAGCTCAACTTTCTCAG attgaaaccgaaaAGCTTCTAGCTCAATTGGTTGAGACCGAAATGAACAAACGTTTG AAGGAAGGAACTTACAAAGGAAAGAAGTTCAATGCAATTTGTCACTTCTTTGGCTACCAAGCTAGGGGTGCAATGCCATCGAAGTTTGACTGTGATTATGCCTAT GTTCTGGGACATGTGTGTTACCACATCTTGGCAGCTGGTTTGAACGGTTACATGGCTACTGTGACAAATCTTAAGAGTCCTCTAAACAAGTGGCGATGTGGTGCTGCTCCTATTTCG TCCATGATGACCGTGAAGCGATGGTCACGTGGCCCTGCAACCACACAAATCGGGAAGCCAGCTGTGCATATGGCTAGCGTCGATTTGAGAGGGAAAGCATACGA GATGTTGAGGCAGAATTCATCCAGCTGTCTGTTAGAAGACATCTACAGAAACCCTGGACCACTCCAATTTGAAGGACCAGGTGCGGATGCCAAGCCTATTTCACTGTGCGTCGAGGATCAAGACTACATGGGCAGGATCAAGAAATTGCAGGAATACTTGGAGAAG GTGAAGAGCATAGTGAAGCCTGGGTGCTCGCAGGATGTTCTCAAGGCGGCGCTGAGTGCCATGTCTTCCGTGACGGAGACACTGGCTATCATGACTTCCTCCTCCACTGGCCAGCCCCCACTCTGA